The Thermosynechococcus sp. CL-1 genomic interval TGGCAAGCAGGATGCTACCCAGAATTGACCCTGCGCATTACCTGTGGCGGTGGCACCTATATTCGCGCCCTTGCCCGCGATTTGGGGGCGGCACTGGGGGTAGGGGGAACGCTGGCAGCCCTGCAACGGATTGAAAGTGGTGGCCTGAGGATTGAGGAGAGCCATTCCCTAGAAAGCATTTCGCCAGAGCATTTACCACTGCGCCCGCCCCAAGCGGTTCTCTCACATCTACCGTGGCTTGAACTCAATGCAGTACAACTCAACGACTGGTATCATGGCCGCGCCGTGATTGGTGAGGGGCTACCGCCGGCGGAGAGTTTCGTGGGCGTCACCTTTGCCACTACCTGTGTGGGGATCGGAGTGAGTGGGGGCGATCGCCTGCATCCTAAGGTGGTTCTCAAGGCATAACGGTGTCTTCCGAAACATTTTTCTAGTGCTAGCTTAGGAAAAAGAAGCAATCAGCAGGTGAAGGAATGGGGGTTCGTTGGCTGCAACGTCTCATTTGTTGTTTAGTGGTCTTGGTGGGAGTCTGGGGCATTTTCCCCACTGACTCGGCGATCGCCCTAACGGAGGAACAAAAACTCTTTAATGAGGCATGGCGCATTGTCAACCAAGCCTACGTGGATCCCTCTTTTAATGGCCAAAACTGGTGGCTGGTGCGCGAAAAGGCGCTGAAACGTCCCCTACCCAATCGCGAGGCGACCTATGAGGCCATTGAAACCATGCTAGCAAGCCTTGAGGATCCCTTTACACGCCTGCTGCGCCCCGCCCAATTTCGTAGCCTGCAAACCACCACGGCTGGGGAACTCACTGGTGTCGGCTTGCAAATTAGCACTGACCCAGAAACCGGTGTCCTCGAAGTCATTGCCCCCATTGATGGCTCCCCGGCTGCCGAAGCGGGGATTCAACCCCGCGATCGCATTCTTGCCATTGATGGCGTCTCCACCACCCAGCTCAGCCTTGATGAAGCCGCCGAAAGAATGCGGGGAGCCGCCGGTTCTGCTGTGCATTTGTTGTTACAACGGGGCAGTGAAGCTCCTCAAGAAATCACCCTGAAACGGGGACACATTGAGATTAATCCGGTCATGGCTGAGGTTCGCCAAGTGCAGGGGCACACCGTTGGCTATATTCGCCTTGGTCAATTTAGCGCTATGGCGGTCACAGAGATGCGCAAAGCCATTCAAATGCTAGAGCAGCAGGGAGTGGAGGAGTACATTCTTGATCTGCGCAATAATCCGGGGGGACTGTTGCAGGCGGGGGTGGAAATTGCTCAACTGTGGTTGGATTCGGGGGTCATTGTCTATACCGTCGATCGCCAAGGGATCATTGATAGCCTCAATGCCAATGGCGGTGCCCTCACCCATGACCCGCTCGTCGTCCTCGTGAATGGCGGAACCGCCAGTGCCAGTGAGATTTTAGCCGCTGCCCTGCAAGATCATGGCCGTGCTCGACTGGTGGGCGATCGCACCTTTGGCAAAGGCTCGATTCAGTCCCTCTTTAACCTCAGTGATGGCTCTGGCCTTGCGGTTACCATTGCCCACTACGAAACCCCTAATCACCACAACATCAACAAAGTGGGGATTGAGCCAGATTGGCGGGTTCTCGATGCTCCCGAGAGTCTGGTGGCCATGGGTACAGCAGCAGATCCCCAATATCTGGCGGCCCTAGAGCTGCTCCACAGTCCGGTTCAAGTCGCTGCTAACGCAGGGTGACAAACTCCTCCGCCGTCGAGGGATGAATGGCCATCGTGGCATCAAAGTCCTTCTTGGTGGCGCCCATTTTGAGGGCGATCGCGATCCCTTGAATAATCTCAGCCGCATGATCCCCCACCATGTGGGCACCGAGCACCCACTCCGTATTTTTCTCCACCACCAATTTGACGATCACCTTTTCATCTCGACCCGTGAGACTGTGGTACATCGGGCGAAAGGCCGCACGGTAGATTCTCACATTCTCTTCCCCCAATTTCGCCTTGGCCTGCGCCTCAGACAGCCCCACCGAAGCCGCCTCCGGCTGGGAAAACACCGCCGAGGGAATATTCTCATAGCTGAGGGTGCGCGGTAGATTACCAAATTGCGTATCAGCAAAGGCGCGTCCTTCGGCAATGGCTACGGGAGTGAGGTTGACGCGGTTAGTGCAGTCCCCCACAGCAAAAATGTGTTCTTGATTGGTGCGGTAGTATTCATCCACAGCAATGGCGACAATCCCTTGACTATTGGCCGTAAGATGCACCCCCGCCTGATCAAGACCCAGCCCCTGCAAGTTGGGCGCACGCCCCACGGCACACAGCACCGTATCAACTTTAGTTTCACAGGCTTGCCCCTGCTGTTCGTAGCGAATGCGGATATTGCCCTTCTTGGTGAGCTTCAAGCCTGTAATGTGGCACTGGGGACGGACATCAATGCCGTGGCGAAGCATCCCCTCATAGACACCATCTTGAATGTCTTGATCAAAGCCGCGCAGGGGGCGATCGCCCCGCAGAAAGTGAATGACTTCCGTGCCGAGTCCCTGCATAATGCCGGCAAACTCAACACTGATGTAGCCGCCCCCAAGGATAGCCATGCGCTTTGGCTGCTTGGGCAACAAAAACATCTCCCGCGAGGTAATGCTGTGTTCAATGCCCGGCACATTGGGCTTAATCGCTTCCCCCCCGACGGCAATCAAGATTTTCGCCGCTGTCACTCGCTGCTGTACCTGTCCTTGGCGATCCACGAGTTCTAGGGTGTGGGGGTCAGCAAAGCGGGCAAAAAAGGGCAGCAGTTCGACCCCGGCTTTGGCAAGGTAGCTAATGTGCAGTTGGCTGAGACGATTTACCTCTTGGTTCACTGCTTGAATCAGTCGCTCCCAGTTCAACTTGGCTTCAACGGGGCGCCAGCCATAGCCGACAGCGTCTTCAAAGAGGTGGCTAAACTTGGAGCCATAGACCATGAGCTTTTTAGGGACACACCCCCGAATCACACAGGTACCGCCAACTTTATCCCCTTCGGCAATGGCCACCCTAGCGCCGTAGGAAGCTGCCCGCTTTGAGGCCGCCAAGCCACCGGAGCCGGCACCAATCACAAATAGGTCATAGTCGTAGCTCATCCTTGCTCCCCAAAACCTAGCCTCAGTCTAGCGAAATCTGGATCGGGTTACATGAAGGCTTGGCGATGAATCGCTTGTAGGGCTTGGTATTCAGCAGTTTTGCCAAGACGGCGCAGCGATCGCAACCGCTGTTCAATGAGCATGCGCGCATCAGTTCGACTAATCGATTCAAACGCCATCCCCGTCGGCCGCTGGTTGACGATAAAGAAAAGCCGCTGGGCATACAACGTTGTAAAGAGTTGCCGATGCTCATCAATAGGGCACACCCCATAAAGCAAGCCAAAGGTGGGGTGATTGAGATACTGCTCAGCGGTCATCGAGGGTTTCATTAGTAGAGAGAATCTACCTCGCAAAAGGATCGTGACAGGTCAACACGGCAAGGGTGGCTTGTGAGGGGCAAAAACAGAAGAAAACCGCAAGTGGCGGCTAAAATAAGTAAAACATTTAACTGAAAACTTTTCAGATCATACTAAACCCTTTCCTCCTCTATGACGCGCTCCCTTCCCCCCTTTTGGCCCAGTGTGTTTCACCGCTGTGGTGTGATCTTTTTTGGCACGCTGACGTTTTTTTTCACGTTGGGGGTGGTGGGCTTCAGTGCCACGATCTTCTTTGCCCTCCTCGGAGTCTTGTTGGCACCTGCTAGTGAAACCAGTCCCTACGAGCACGTCAGCGGCAAGGAGAGCAGTCGCGATCGCATTCTCAGAATTGACATTACTGGGCCAATTCTCGGTAGCCCGCAAAACGAAGAAGATAGCTTCTTTGCGCCCCTTGTCGGTGTCACCTACGGCTATGAAGTGCAGCAGCAGTTGGCAGAGGCCGCTAAGGACGAAACGATTAAAGCCGTCTTTGTTAATATCAGCACTCCCGGCGGCACGATCTTTGGCTCCCAGGCGATCGCCGAAGGTATTAGGAGCTACCGCGCAGCCACCCAAAAACCGGTCTATGCCTTTATTGAGGGCATTTCTGCCTCCGGTGGCGTTTGGGCTATGGTGACAGCGGATCGGATCTACGCTGATCACGGCAGCATGATTGGCAGTATTGGCATTCTCGGCCCTAGTGTTTTCTACTACGATCGCCCCACCAGTCTCGATAATGGCCTATTGATGGGAGGCGTTACTGCCAACAGTATTGAAGAACGGACACTGAGCGCCGGTCGTAGCAAAGATATTGGCAATCCCTTCCGTCGCCTCACCCCCCAAGAAATTGAGGTCTTCCAAGCCGGCCTTGAACAGGAGTACAGCAAGTTTATTAATCATGTGGCGCAGGCACGGGGCATTGATCCCAGCGTTATTCGCAACGAAATGGGTGCGATGATTTTCAGTAACGAGCAGGCGCAGCGCTATCGCCTCATTGATGGCACCCGCAGCCGTCCAGACACCCTCAGTGCCCTTGCTAGTGCTGCCAAGCTCAAGGAAGGAGAGTATGCGGTCGTACGTTTTCGGCGCGATCGCTCCCCTTTGATCAATCAACTCTTTGGCATTCAGTCACCTCCCCCAGCACCAGAAACCCAGCAGGTGTGGAAACAAGAGCAACTGTGTGCCCTCAGCCAATTGCGCGCCCTTGCCTACTATGGTTCCCTGTCGTGCCGTCCCCAGTGATGCGTTTCGATATTATTACCCTCTTTCCAGAGTTCTTTGCCTCCCCCCTCAGCAGTGGCTTAATGGCCAAAGCCTTGGCACGGGGGATTGCCGAGGTCGTCCTGACCAATCCGCGTGACTTTAGTACTGATAAGCACCAGCGGGTGGATGATGAACCCTACGGGGGGGGTGTGGGCATGGT includes:
- the ctpA gene encoding carboxyl-terminal processing protease CtpA, producing the protein MGVRWLQRLICCLVVLVGVWGIFPTDSAIALTEEQKLFNEAWRIVNQAYVDPSFNGQNWWLVREKALKRPLPNREATYEAIETMLASLEDPFTRLLRPAQFRSLQTTTAGELTGVGLQISTDPETGVLEVIAPIDGSPAAEAGIQPRDRILAIDGVSTTQLSLDEAAERMRGAAGSAVHLLLQRGSEAPQEITLKRGHIEINPVMAEVRQVQGHTVGYIRLGQFSAMAVTEMRKAIQMLEQQGVEEYILDLRNNPGGLLQAGVEIAQLWLDSGVIVYTVDRQGIIDSLNANGGALTHDPLVVLVNGGTASASEILAAALQDHGRARLVGDRTFGKGSIQSLFNLSDGSGLAVTIAHYETPNHHNINKVGIEPDWRVLDAPESLVAMGTAADPQYLAALELLHSPVQVAANAG
- the gor gene encoding glutathione-disulfide reductase, with the protein product MSYDYDLFVIGAGSGGLAASKRAASYGARVAIAEGDKVGGTCVIRGCVPKKLMVYGSKFSHLFEDAVGYGWRPVEAKLNWERLIQAVNQEVNRLSQLHISYLAKAGVELLPFFARFADPHTLELVDRQGQVQQRVTAAKILIAVGGEAIKPNVPGIEHSITSREMFLLPKQPKRMAILGGGYISVEFAGIMQGLGTEVIHFLRGDRPLRGFDQDIQDGVYEGMLRHGIDVRPQCHITGLKLTKKGNIRIRYEQQGQACETKVDTVLCAVGRAPNLQGLGLDQAGVHLTANSQGIVAIAVDEYYRTNQEHIFAVGDCTNRVNLTPVAIAEGRAFADTQFGNLPRTLSYENIPSAVFSQPEAASVGLSEAQAKAKLGEENVRIYRAAFRPMYHSLTGRDEKVIVKLVVEKNTEWVLGAHMVGDHAAEIIQGIAIALKMGATKKDFDATMAIHPSTAEEFVTLR
- the pipX gene encoding transcriptional coactivator PipX, which codes for MTAEQYLNHPTFGLLYGVCPIDEHRQLFTTLYAQRLFFIVNQRPTGMAFESISRTDARMLIEQRLRSLRRLGKTAEYQALQAIHRQAFM
- a CDS encoding S49 family peptidase, producing MTRSLPPFWPSVFHRCGVIFFGTLTFFFTLGVVGFSATIFFALLGVLLAPASETSPYEHVSGKESSRDRILRIDITGPILGSPQNEEDSFFAPLVGVTYGYEVQQQLAEAAKDETIKAVFVNISTPGGTIFGSQAIAEGIRSYRAATQKPVYAFIEGISASGGVWAMVTADRIYADHGSMIGSIGILGPSVFYYDRPTSLDNGLLMGGVTANSIEERTLSAGRSKDIGNPFRRLTPQEIEVFQAGLEQEYSKFINHVAQARGIDPSVIRNEMGAMIFSNEQAQRYRLIDGTRSRPDTLSALASAAKLKEGEYAVVRFRRDRSPLINQLFGIQSPPPAPETQQVWKQEQLCALSQLRALAYYGSLSCRPQ